In Carassius auratus strain Wakin chromosome 37, ASM336829v1, whole genome shotgun sequence, the DNA window atataaaacaaaacatatagcTTAGGATAAGAGCACACTCAGTAGGCCCAATAACATAGATAGTTATGATTCCTCACTCCACACTTTTAACAACACTGCTGTTGGTGACCAGTGCAACCATAAATGTGTTAAAAGCCTCGTGATCTGCACTGGATGTGAAACACAACTGCTAAACAGTCCTGCTGTGTTGTTAAGATGCTCTTTATGATTATCCTTACAAAAATGTTATATACTTTAAGTTTATTTGAacaagtatacttaagtaaagttcaagtatatttttaagtatacttatgtagcaagtatataaatatcagtgttctagtagtatacttgtaagtgtactgtttcaatactctctgggactaaattggccactttctagtatataaaatatatgaatatctgaacatacaaaacatccaaagaaagaacagggtgtTAACTGcttgttaacaaaaacattttattctagcttcatgcattatttttaaaaacactttaatgtacatttattaacattttgaacaaaaagctgaaaaaagactgcATTGGATtaagaatgataatcaaaacgtagatggaggcgatcaacaccccaaagcttgactgtagttattacctcttcatctgtcattttattccataatgtcACACTTTttatgctgtttcatgtcagacgATCGTGTTatatgtgttagtatctgttgcttcttcttcacttgtgtttttttggggGAAATTCTGTttagaagatgtgtactagcgccctctaccatataataatgaaaacacggattcAAGGAGTATAGCGAAGTATACGTCAAGtgtacttaaatgtcattttaagtatatttatgaggagtacataaagcccatttctgagaagctcataaaaatgatttattatttttttgtaagtgtttATTTACTGTTCTCATCCTCTTTTGTGGCAGAATCAGCTGTTTTATAGTCTAAGAGACATATAGACAAAGGTTTTTGGGATTGTACTTCctttaaataattaacattatggCAATGAAGACGATTTCAATTGCATTTCATTAGCTTTGTACTtgtgcataatgacaataaagttgaatctaatctaattatgGCACCAAGGTGACACTGATCTCAGATGTAGTCAGTTTTGCTTTGCCTttgatgagaaaataaataaaaaaaataatctgtaatatCTATAAGATAATTCAGAGATTTTTATGGCATggtttaaattcattaaaaacataattCTCATATATCTGAAAGATAACAGTTTATCTATTTCATACACCAACTACATAATGGTCTAAAACCTCATAGAACTACATTTGCTGCATCCCAATGTGCCTTTTTATACCACACCATTTAAGTATGCAGTCTCTTGCTGagaaaaaacacactttttttgtggaaGTAAATTTTCCACTGGGCACTGGGAAAAAGCGGTCCTGCCAAAATAGCTTGGATAACGTGACTGTCTGAAACCAGCTCTAACTGGAGCAGATTTCAgcccagcagaatcaatattTTAGAGAATGTGCTCCTAATCTAATCTTTTCCCAAACAAGTTGTTACCAAAAGTGGCTTCACAGACAAATACATATGCCAAAACCAGTATTATAATTTTCACAGCATTTACAATGTCCATGGTTTTGCTTCTGCAACAGAAGCATGACATTAATTCTTaaacatcttaatttaatttaaaaggcatGAAGACAAAAATGCACTCaccactgcaataaaataaataaaaacaagaaatcaaACATGTCACAGTATAGTgcaacagcaaaaaataaataaattaataaagctatgaatatacagattttaaaaataattattaaataatgaaaaatattaaagatctataaaatataaaaatagaatcgAAAAGTATATTTACATGTACATCTTGGTTGCTTaacaaaatctgttaaaaaatctaatatatttagtttgatactaacttaaacaataataaaactgttgctttttattttaacttcatgTTTTAACTGTGCTGCCAATAACAAGCCACAAAACACACGCAGCATCTTTAGCCTCAGACTAGTGGAAGTGCTCACTATTGCGTCAGGCTTACATATGGTTCAGTTTTCTGCCAATCTGCTCTTGTTCTACTACTGAGGTCTGCCATTAgctcattaaaatatcttaatggtaCTTAACGTACAAAAATACACTGTGTTCATTATTACCGTTTTAAAGCATTTTCAGTATGTGAACTGCAACTATGGCAAGAATTCTATGGATTTATTAGTACATGTATTGTATCTTCTAATGCATGAGTTtgtcacaaaataaaaatcaggTGTCTACTGGAAGTGATTAAAGATGAGTGTATATAATAAAGGTTACTGTTCAGTTTCAgtaattaatgtttaatataagAGAATTATTATGCACTTAATGGGTGTTTGTCTTCTCCTTGAGCATGTTTTACATGTGTGACACAAGGACATAAACTTAAACTGCTAAACTTTGACTATATTTTCCAAATTAAACCTAGTTCTGCAATTTGGAGAGATTCTCTCTGCACCACACAACATGATTTCTGAAAGTCCTGCTAATTCATTTTTCCATGAAACAACAGGATACAGCTATACAGCATCTCCAGAGTTCATACTGAATCAGAACAAACAGCATGAAAACGCCATAAAGGCTCatttatatgattaatttaattcagGTATATCATCATGGGTTCTCCTGCCACCAGACCACACTACATCTGTCAGTACTCTGTCTTACAAGCGCTGaactttgttttattgctgttgcGTGAATGGATGATGATGAAACTTTCCTGGAAATAGGAAACAGCTCAGCAGCAGTTCAGAGGAAGGAAAAGTAATGAAgctagatcttttttttttttttaccaggaatTATCCCATTGAGATATACATATCAGGGAGTTTCACATACAGATTAGacacacattaaacaaaaaataataaaattttaagaAATATCATATTAAGAATTTACATAAAACATTCACAAGTTTCTTCCAGGTAGAACTCTatgatttctaaaaaatatttattgtgtagATGGAATTCTTTCTAACATCAAAACTCTGCATTTCATTCCACAGCCTAGGACCACAGGAGAAAAACTGAGCGTAATGTTATTTGAAAGAGTTTCTAGTGCTATAATAACAGGTATAATATGATGATAAATGATTACAAATATAAGTTGGCAGTTTACCTTATAATGCCTTGGCAGTAAATAATAACATATGAATTTTTCTCCTTTGGTACAAGGATGACCaacaaactattttgtacaaagtGCAGTGATGGGAACATTAAGATTTGTCACAAACTGTACTGCAGTGTGTTATATACTATCCAACTCCCTTAGTAAAGACAAGTTTGCATGCATATAAACCACATCACCATAGTCCAACACTAAGGAAACTACCACTACAAGTAAAGCGTATATATTTCGTTTTGTAAGTATTTAAAACCAATTTAAGTTCTAACAATGAAAATTGCAGAGACCGAAAGGAATCTTGTAACAGCTCTATGAATTGATTAATAGACTGTGCAACTGTAAATAATTGTGTCATCAGCATATAAATTGATTATTGACCTATATgtcatttatataaaatgaaaataaaacaggaGCTAAAATAGATCCTTCTGGgacttctttatttatttataattctgtAGAAATGCAATTTTCAGCTGAGTCACACTGCATTCTTTCTGTCAGATAATCACTGAACCAGTTAAGACTCATTTACTAAAACCCAAGCAACTGAGACTCAATAAGATCAAATGCTTTAGCTGGATCAACACACAGAGCAGCACAGTACTGCTTATTATCTAGGCATCTAATAATATCATTTATTGTCAACATAGCAGCTGTAATAGTACTATGACCTGAGCGGAAACctgattgaaataaatatattattttccattaaaaactgttttacttGGTCATTAACAAGAGATTCAAATACGTTGTGAACTTGTGCTACTAAAAcaggagtaaaagtaaaaagctGATGACAACACTAGAAATCAACACTACCTTTTGTTTTATGCTCTGCTAAATTAATTTCTTACATCAGAAGTTAAACCAGCAGCAACAAATAACTATTAAAGTcattaacaatattttattttcactttttaattCTTTCCTTAACCTTTAAATATTCAGCCAAACTAGTAGAAGATTTTAGTCCAGAGACTGATTTGGTCAATTTCCTAAATTTAGTTTAGATTTTAATGTACCAGGGttaaataataatcacatttagAGTTCTTAACttattttgtacaattatttCTTAATGTCCTTAACGTACCCAGTCCAAAtggttatttgttttctttgctgtgATCCATAAAGCATCTCGCTCTTTAATACCAGAAGTGATTAACTCGTTAAACCAGGGATCATCTCTGTCTCTTATCACAGTAAAACTGATAAAACGTTCTTTATTGCAtaaagcgctatagaaataaagatgacttgacttgattcaAACAAACACCTGATCATCATCTCTTTGACTCAAATGGCACAGCAGTGATCGAAAGATTACATTAATGATGAATTCACCACATggcaaaactatttatttattataaaattatttttatttatcatttgtttaaatatactttatttgtgATCATATTAATTTTTTGCACACTTAAGGATCAGCTATATTAATACATACACACAGATCATCTCTTTGTACTCTTCACCCATTTACTAGTTTATCTGCTAGAACTTACCCATAAAAAGAAGATACAGATATTCATCTTTAGAGAGTATCACAAGTCTTTATTCATTTCAATGTcctttcaaaaaaaatatataagatacTGTACAAAACCACACCGTTCAcactaatatacaatatataaaaattacattcatGAAAGACATGCCTTGAAAGTCAGAAAACACAGTTTGAGTTTTGCTGTGTTTCTTCTTCAAGTTCACAAAGGTTTGAGTTTATTAAAGTCATATTCACTGATCAAACTGATCAATAATATGCTGTTATTTCACAGAAATCAATATAAAACAGAAACAAGAGTTTTAAAGCCTACATCCAGAGTTATATATCCAGTAGTTTGAGATATAAAATTGTGTAGAGTTTAGTGGAGTGAAGCTTGTGTGTTTCGTGAGCATCACATGAAAAGTCAAACAACACTCAGTGCTATAATATCACATCTTCTGGACGATTGTTGTCCTCATCATGTCTGACTCTCAGAAACATCCAGTTCTGGCGTCTACAAAGATTGGTGAAGTTTGGTTTTGTTTGGCGAATGAACGGCatcatgatgatgaagatgatgatgatgatgaaaccaAACACAACCACAGTGATGACAGTTCCCTTGAATCTTGGTGCTGGGTTTACTGCGTCCACACGTCCTGAGGAAACAGAAGAAATAATcaatagttatattaaatatataatagctTTCCAAGGgtttaactattattttcagGTTTAATTGTCTTTGTTAACCAGTTTTAAACCACTGTTAGTAGATTGAACATAAATGTACATTTGCAAAGATTTACTaaattataagcaaaaatattacagtatgcaGTACCTGTGTTAAGAGTGAAGATTTCTGCTTTTCCTGTTCCACACTGTGTTTGCACAAAGAATCTGAATTGTTCTTTCATCTCTGTAGTTGGAGTGTAGAGGCATGTGAAACTGTTTCTCTGTTCACAGGAGTTCACAGAAACATCTTGACGACAGATTGAAGAGTCATTAAAGATCTCAGGGTATTGAAACTTATAATTTGTAACGCAGCAGTTAGTGTTCTTCAGAGAGACGCTGCAGGTGAGATTCACTTCTTTCCCCACAGATACAGACACATCATCACAGCTTACACTGATTCctgaaaaataacaatgaatCTCACATAATAgaggaaatgaaaaacaaaaaattcctgGATGATTGTTGTCCTCATCATGTCTGACTCTCAGAAACATCTATTTCTGGCCTCTACAGAGATTGGTgaagttttgttttgtaaatgattctcGAGGAAACTGAAGAAATAATCAATAGTTGTATTAGAATATATTAATTTCTTACCAACAGTTTTACTCAGTTTATTATTTTCAGGTTTAATGGTCTTTGTTAACAGGTTTTATAATACTGTTAGTAGcttgaacataaatgtaaattttcaaaGATTTACTAAATTATAAGCAAAAAATGTTACAGTATGCAGTACCTGTGTCAAGAGTGAATTCTGTTCTTTTCGTTCCACACGTTGTTGAAGCAAAGAATCTGAATTGTTCTTTCATCGCTGTAGTTGGAGTGTAGCGGCATGTGAAACTGTCTCTCTGTTCACAGGAGTTCACAGAAACATCTTGACAGACTGAAGAGTCATTAAAGATCTTTGGGTATAGAAACTTATACTTTGTAATGCAGCAGTCAGTGATCTTCAGAGAGACGCTGCAGCTGAGATTCACTTCTTTCCCCACAGATCCAGTCACATCATCACAGCTTACACTGATATctgaaaaataacaatgaatCTCACACAATAgaggaaataaaaaacaaacaaaataatttttttttttctgaatctgCCCATGACAAtcatacaataaatatacagtcTCTCATTAGAGAGcctattaataataaaaccactgaattatatattttgtatgttacATTTAGAATTGTATCTAGCCATGGGAAAGtcagattatttattataaatcataactgcagtataaatacaaaatgtattttctaaaagCAGAATAATACAGCGATCTCTGCATGCAGCCTCGTCCTGACAGTTTATTTTAATCATGTGCAGCAGATATAATCAGAGCAACACAAGATCCTGTAGTCAGGACTGAAAATGTGATTTTGCACTAATCTGTATGAACACATGGTTTTACTTAAGAGAGCACATGAATGggcagaatttgtatttatttatttatttactgctcTCTGAACATATTGGATTTCACTTCCTATTGTGTAAACTGTTCAAACAGTAAATCTGTATTTTGATACTTAGAGTCATACTGGGTATTTTAAGAGTCACGTTTTGTTTATCTATGAATCAGATTAGACCATGTCTTCATTTAGTCCCTCCTATAAATTCTCAAACTTTCTATGGAGAAGTTTATTCTCTTACGTTCATCATCATCTTGACAGACAGCAGTTAAGGTCCAAACCAGAATGAACAGTTGCACAGCATTTAGAGCATTCATGGTTGattctgcaataaaaaaagaaaaaaagaaaaagaaaaaaactgtaacactTTGACAGTCATACATTTCCACTCACTGCCAAAGGTGCAGAATTTAAGTCGTGTTTTTCATGTGTGCTTATTATCAGCATTGTTTTAATCAATGCTTGTGACAAATATGGTTGCTGTTTCAAATTAATATGATTATTGTAGCTGgacgtttgtgtgtgtttgagtgctgCGCGTGCAGTTCAGAGAGAGTTCTTCTCGCAATACACTTTTCAAAGCAATTGTGAAGAAGCATCGGCTCTgaatgatgggggggggggtgttttttTGGAAATGCTTCTCCTTCCATGCGAGTCTTATTCCTCTAAGAACTTCAAAACAGACCGATTGGGGTaaattcaccgtgagacacatgCAATTGACACTTTCCACACGCTCATCCACTTTCTCTCGCACAGTAAAATCgcaaagcaaagaggacacggagaccgacagacaagacagagcaggatACTTATGATATTAAAGGTAATCTCAACTCTCATTTTCTGTCAATCTTATTACAAAATTCAAGCAATAAATTTTGGCGCTTgtaaatgtgacgtgacagatccCTATAGTGGCACGTGAACCGATCATCTCTAGCTAATAGTAAATAAACACGAATGAACAATGTTGAAAGATACATTACTAACCGGAACGTATATTCCTAATCATATCgatcaatcagttttttttttcaatgcgcAAAGAGGTCAATAAAACTGCTGGTGAACAATTGTGTCACATAACATTTACCTCGGGAAAGTCATTTAATTACCATATATGTACCACGTTAGTTGGCTAGAAAAAAGAGCTATAGAGAATATTTAGCTAATTATCTTTAGGcctattatattacatttttattatattttacttatatcattaaatacagttgttgttataataataaaatgcaatatatttcaTATGAGTTATATGTAACCTAAAAATTACTACCAGCTGATAGGGCTGAttaggtgagttttttttttttttttgtctagagAAAAATGAATGCCTATATCTTGTGTAGCCTacctaatatttttctaaattagtcaatattgaatcaaatcacaagcactgaactgaaataataaaaattgtgaaGCACAAAGAACGTGGCTAACCAGAAATTGTTACcatataaacaatataacaattaccgtattttctggactataagtcacacttttttcatagtttggctggttctgcgacTAACAGTCAGGTGcgaattatttatcaaaattaatttgacatgaaccaagagaaatgaaccaagagaaaacattaccgtctccagccgcgagagggcgctgtaatgttttctcttggttcttagtttttaaaaaatgcgATTTATAATCTAGTGCGActtacttatgtttttttcctcatcatgacgtatttttggactgatgcgacttatacttaggtgcgacttatagtccgaaaaatacggtaaacatGTTGTTACTAAACCTAATACAATTCTGCTAGTTactaaatgtttagatttttttttttacaccaatatATCTGAAGTTGGATGTACATACATCTAATGAATGAAATTGGAGAGTTTGTTTAGTCATTGACAAAGCTTAAAAATAAGGTGTTTTGATATGGCGTTGTTTCCCTGTCAAATGTTGAAAGCGTATTATTGTAGCGCAAAATCTCGCTGCTCGCACTTGGAATATAATGTGCCCGAGCGCAAATCTCTCTCCTCGAGCCCGGAATATAATGTGCAGATCGTGAATCTCCCGTGCGGGCTCTCAGATACATGTTGCTCTTGTAAGAATTTTCTCTGGGCTCGCTCAGAGAGTATGCCTGCACTTAAAACGTGTACAGTGCAATCGCGAATCTCTCCTCTTCACTTAAAGTAAGCGTGTATGTGCTTAGACTGTGTCCCCTGCATTCGCGCATGGCCAAGTACTCTTCTCTCtgatttctttctctttgctcttggcataaacGCTGTCAAAATggcaacaaccaatcagaaataggCTTCAACGACTGACCAATGAAAACGCGACATCGTACATGGAAGATAAAAGCATTCTTTTTCTTCATTAACTTAAGTGATGAAAAATAATGACACAGTTCTTAATGAAACCATTAAAGTTTGGAAATGTTTTCAGGaatctattattttttgtgtgtgtaaaaggaTTTCCCAAGAATAATAAACGTGTTGACTGCCAAGCCGTGCGTTTCATCTTTCATAAACATACCAAGTATAATTTTTTCCTTTGTTAATACAGGCAAATCTTCAAATTTAGTCATTAATAGTCATTAATGCATATCTTCCCAAAAGGTATAAGCAAATGTACTGTTGTTTCAATCTGATCATCACAAAATGAGCAACAGTTAACATCAAAACCGAATCGACATCTTAAAAATGCTCTCGATGTATACACTCCATTTGAACCGCACATGTATCATAAGTTCACTGAAGTTCAATCAAGACAAGCCGAGATGGATCCACCGAATCGACGATCTCAGGTaaccagttttatttgttttgattttaaatatgtcAACTGCATCGTCTTGATTGAACTTCAATGAACTTATTCCATGTGTTCAATGTACGATGTCGCGTATTCATTGGTCAGTCATTGAAGCCTATATCTGATTGGTCGTTGCCGTTTTGACAGCgtttatgccaagagcaaagagaaagaaatctAAATGAAGAGTATGGTACTTGAGTACTACTTGGCCATGCGCGAACGCACATACACGCTTACTTTAAGCAAAGAGGAGAGATTCGCGATTGCACTGTACACGTTTTAAGTGCAGGCATAGCCTACTCTCTGAGCGAGCCCAGAGAAAATTCTTACAAGAGCAACCTGTATCTGAGAGCGCGCGCCCAGTTCCCGCATGCGTGCTGAGAGATTCGCGCTCGGGCACATTATATTCCGCGCGCGTGCTGAGAGATTCGCGCTCGGGCACATTATATTCCGCACGCGTGCTGAGAGATTCGCGCTCGGGCACATTATAGTCTGCGCGCGAGCAGAGAGATACGCGCTCGCGCATTAAGCTAATGTACTTTCGCGCTACAATAATGCCCTCTCAACATTTGACAGGGAATAACGCCatattttgactgtttttatttcagGCGGTATAACCAAGTAGTGAGGGCGAAAAGATCAGGAGAGCAGCGTCATTGTCACAGAATATTGAACATATGTTCAAAGAGGTCACTCgacttcaaaaacataaatacgCTATAGGTCATAATAACCTAAAGGTTAGTCTGATTCTTTTATGCTTCCAATAAACACCTACATCTTCTAATGCATCTTTACATAATTTAGCCTATTTGATCTAATAccaagacttaatataataatgacACATTTCAAATATATCCTATATATACTTCAAGTCAGAGCTTTACTTCTTCAGTATATCACCGTTAAATCATTTGAAAGGTTTCACCCAACATAATAAATCATGCTTTAATTCGGAGGAGCTGAAGGAACACGTGAGAGCAAAATACAATCGCGAAACCACAAAATGTAAAGCAGTAGAGCTCACACTAATGAAACACGTGCGTTCATTAAATATATATCCGCTGAATCTAAAGAGATACGACAGAAATTAAAcaccatgatttttttattttctgttgcaTTATCTTCACTGGCAGAACGCAAAAAACGAATAATTCCGATGAAAACACTGCAGCCCTAATCAGACaaagtcattaaaatataattatgtattcattgttttgttttgttttttaatataaaatgtgtaatgaatGTAGACTTACTTGGAGATTTGCCCATAGCTGGTTATGGATTACTGAAGGAGATTATTTCCCATCCAGAGGGAGTTATTTCTCGACCGAGCTCTGTGTGAGTTCACAGTCTCAGACTCTCTGACTTTCTCTGCCTGCTCAGACTAATAAATAGCCTCCTGAACCTCTAGTTTCACTTTCGACATGACACAAACGGGAAAACTCCGAATCACAAGCGATTTGACTCGTTGCCCTGTTCTTTTTCTGACTTCGCGAAGTATTAAATGTCAGCACCTGTTAGCAGCAGCACACTACTCCTCACTCAAAACACTGTAGGCTAAAGGACATCATTACTATGAGacattatcattataaatgttacagtagtaatttagcagacaaatTCACATCCTTTTATAATAGGTTTAGAGGGAGTTAGGGCAGACAACAAAACAACCATTACAAAAATTAAAGATGGTTCATTTTGGTAAGGGGAAAAAATATTACTATGGCAACAACATGTtcagtattatgactttattataAAGATATTGTAATGATGTAATCGTTAGAAATTTGACAAATTTAGAAAATATCAGGAGAAATGAAGAGAATGAAACAAGGGTGATTCTGTTTCACAAAGATACAACTTAACAGTGCTTGTGAAAACTCTATAAAAACTCTAGTACTCtatgaagtaaaaataaacaaaacccaGAAAGCTACAGAAATTAGTTAAGACAAGAGCAGTGAGTGCTTCTCTATTTTTaggttgtttgattaacattattaacataagAAATGCATGgagatatttcaaataaaaattcatGTTAATCAGTTTATAAAGCAGTGAGAGAAACCACGTCATGATGTTCATTAAAATGAGTAACAAGCCGAAAGGGTCAGCTAAACTACTACTTCAAGcttttgattcagcaatgcacaAATGTTCGCTGTGAAACACTACTGCATTTACTTAGAAGCAAATTACATTGGATTcctaaaagggtcaagagacaaACTAAAGCAAACCTTTACCATAATTATGGTGGCatcctgtgtttttctttttctgcagtTGATTTCATTCAAGCCTGTGGCAGAAAGTCAGATGTAATTgtggtgtttcttttttcttcagtgatgttgattgtaaacagcaggtgttcataaCTAATTCACAATAATCATTTAATTAGACTCTTAATTATCTAGCTTGATAGCTTGAACTCTTTGGGAAC includes these proteins:
- the LOC113055854 gene encoding uncharacterized protein LOC113055854 isoform X2, producing MNALNAVQLFILVWTLTAVCQDDDEHISVSCDDVTGSVGKEVNLSCSVSLKITDCCITKYKFLYPKIFNDSSVCQDVSVNSCEQRDSFTCRYTPTTAMKEQFRFFASTTCGTKRTEFTLDTGISVSCDDVSVSVGKEVNLTCSVSLKNTNCCVTNYKFQYPEIFNDSSICRQDVSVNSCEQRNSFTCLYTPTTEMKEQFRFFVQTQCGTGKAEIFTLNTGRVDAVNPAPRFKGTVITVVVFGFIIIIIFIIMMPFIRQTKPNFTNLCRRQNWMFLRVRHDEDNNRPEDVIL
- the LOC113055854 gene encoding uncharacterized protein LOC113055854 isoform X1; translated protein: MGKSPKSTMNALNAVQLFILVWTLTAVCQDDDEHISVSCDDVTGSVGKEVNLSCSVSLKITDCCITKYKFLYPKIFNDSSVCQDVSVNSCEQRDSFTCRYTPTTAMKEQFRFFASTTCGTKRTEFTLDTGISVSCDDVSVSVGKEVNLTCSVSLKNTNCCVTNYKFQYPEIFNDSSICRQDVSVNSCEQRNSFTCLYTPTTEMKEQFRFFVQTQCGTGKAEIFTLNTGRVDAVNPAPRFKGTVITVVVFGFIIIIIFIIMMPFIRQTKPNFTNLCRRQNWMFLRVRHDEDNNRPEDVIL